A single Anopheles arabiensis isolate DONGOLA chromosome 2, AaraD3, whole genome shotgun sequence DNA region contains:
- the LOC120895097 gene encoding uncharacterized protein LOC120895097 encodes MNVADTLPPRSTGEDDPPVISIISRGPLQHLALRRTAPAVGDTKPMTLESVAKVQVVEQNRVSMVRSPSISAAKAIRKVAVVAPMGVCEGVRKNPNCLNLTNKIANQSIDIHQKYARLQVRLPPLEPSCSNKPTAVVLRLDHSAGTATVEQLAIEAGHYRHTSLIHG; translated from the exons ATGAATGTGGCCG ACACACTTCCACCCCGTAGCACTGGCGAGGATGATCCGCCGGTAATATCTATAATATCCCGGGGTCCACTCCAGCATCTGGCGCTGCGGAGAACTGCCCCTGCTGTCGGAGATACAAAACCAATGACGCTGGAATCTGTCGCCAAGGTCCAGGTCGTGGAGCAAAACAGGGTGTCAATGGTCAGGTCGCCCTCCATCTCAGCTGCCAAAGCTATCCGTAAGGTAGCGGTAGTGGCTcctatgggtgtgtgtgagggagtGCGGAAGAATCCTAACTGTTTGAATCTGACTAATAAGATTGCAAACCAGAGCATAGATATTCATCAAAAGTACGCACGCCTACAGGTGCGTTTACCGCCTCTGGAGCCGTCTTGTAGTAATAAGCCAACGGCGGTAGTGCTTCGGCTGGATCATTCTGCAGGTACTGCAACCGTCGAGCAGTTAGCCATTGAGGCCGGCCACTACCGCCATACATCTCTCATCCACGGGTGA